The window actttatacaattacacagacacacagtcacacacacacacacatatgtatgtataaatatatatatatatatatatatatatatatatatgtgtgtgtgtgtgtgtgtgtgtttgtgtgtgtgtgtgtgtgtgtgtgtgtgtgtgttagtgtgtgtgtgtgtgtgtttatatatatatatatatatatatatatatatatatatatatacactcaaacacacatatgcattaatTTTTtagtataaaaatgtatgtatacatatatatatatatatatatatatatatatatatatatatatgtgtgtgtgtgtgtatataaattgtcaatctatatatctatcgagcaatatatatatatatatatatatatatatatatatatatatatatgcacacatacatatatgtatatatgtatataattgcgtgtatatatatatatatatatatatatatatatatatatatatgtgtgtgtgtatatatatgtgtatatatatattatatatatatagaaagatagatagatataatctatatatacatatatgcatatatatatatttatataaatatatatatatatatatatatatgtgtgtgtgtgtgtgtgtgtatgtgtgtgtgtatgtgtatgtgtgtgtatctatctatctatctatctatctatctttatccacagacacacatagaaatagatagatagatagacagatggatagatagatagatagttgtgtgtgtgtgtgtgtgtgcgtgtgatttatAACTGTATACGTTTATGCAAATACATGTAAACGTATGTGTACACACCtgatatatatgcctacatgcaTCACGCTTCTGAAAGCATATTTCTCAGGCCACGTGACAAGCAGAGGCCGACGCCTCATGGCCGCGGACATCGATCTCCCCGGTACCTGATCTGCTGCCTTCGTTTGCTTGTTTTCGCACGCGATCCTTTGATTCCGGAAGATGAGTCAGGAGCCacctagtgtgtgtgcgtgtgcgtgcgtgtgtgtgtgtttgtgtgtgtgtgtgtgtgtgtgtgtgtgtgtgtgtgtgtgtgtgtgcgtgtgtgtatgtgtgtgtgcgtgtgtgtgtgtgtgtgtgtgcgcgtgtgtgtgtgtgtgtgtacgtgtgtgtgtgtgtgtgtgtgtgtgtgtgtgtgtgtgtgtgtgtgtgtgtgtgtgtgtgtgtgtgtgtgtgtgtgtgtgtgtgtgtgtgtgtgtgtgtttatgtgtgtgtgtgtgtgtgtgtgtgtgtgtgtgtttatgtgtgtgtgtgtgtgtgtgtgtatgtgtaaatattgtttgtatatgtattgttttctAATTTACTTTTACATATAGTTTTCTGTATTCGCTCTAGCCAATCATAATTGACTGGTTAACTGGCGTCATCATAGACGTCATTTAAATTTGTTTTAActctattatcagtatcgttcTTATTCAAGAAACAACCTTCAAAAACGAGAAAGAGCTTGCGTGGGCTGAACAAACTTATCCGAGGAGATATTTCACGCAGTGCCCTCTCGGGTTGGCCAAAACAGCCTTTGAGCAAGGCCAGGTCTTGTGGGCGGGCGCGAGGCTCGAAGGCGTGGCTTCCAAGGATTTTAGATTCATGCTGATCCTAGCCCTCTCCATTTGCGAGCAGGACGATGGCAACACAAGAGGCACCTTGTGTGTGGACAAGACACTGTCAGCAGGTAACTACAATGATgaccttgaatatatatattattttatctgcGTTTATTAATCAAGAGTAacaatttctgttttctttcttatatccATGTTTTGCCGTTTAAATTTAATCATATTTCGTCATTCTTTTTCTGCTGCTTCGCATGGATGTAATTACATTGTGTACTGATATATGCAAAAATGTTCACAAAATAATCCTTTGCAATGTCACCCTTCAGGAGACGGCCGACCCTGTAGAAGGACAAGTGACGGGGACGCTGCCGCCATGGTTGGAAGGTCGCGTCACCAGGAACGGTCCAGGGAAGCTCCAGGTGGGGGACACTCCCTACAGACACCTCTTCGATGCTCTGGCTATGCTACATCAGTTCCATATCGCCAACAGCCGCGTCACCTACCGATCCCGCTTCCTCAAGAGTGATTCCTTCAAGAAGAACATGAATGCAAACCGCATAATGGTGACGGAGTTCGGAACAGCAGCTTACCCAGACCCCTGCATGACGCTTTTCAAGAGGTTCAAAAATACATTCACTGTCCCAACTACCAAGAAAATGACCGATAATTGCCTTGTCAACGTGTGTCAGGTCAGGGACGAGATGTTTGCCCTGACGGAGACTTGTTACATTCGAAAGGTCGACCCCGAGAATTTGGAGACACTTGGAGACAAGGTAAGAGGATGAAGCCCCTTAACAAGGCAGCGAGAACAGGTCTCTGTCGATTGACGTAAGCATTACGCCAtggatattatataatgtatttactgttattttatgcagaaaaaaatacCCTAGTGAGTGACGGTCATTTCAGTTTCAAATTCTGGTACCAGGCGTAACGTCTGGAACCACtctgttatatttgttttttgtctttagaGAAAAATGTGTTAAAATAGTTTTATGTGACATTTTACGCCTCCCTTATCCCAGTTAAACAGTCGACCGACTCCCTTCCCAGATTATGTTGACCAAATACGTGGCTGTGAACATGGCAACAGCGCATCCACACATAGAGGACGGCACAGTGTACAACATGGGTTCCTCTTTCAATTCAGCGAAAGGACCGTGCTACAATGTGATCAAAATGTCCGAAGGCAGCCTGGAGAGAGCCAAGGTGGTTGCTTCGATATCCTGCCAGTGGAGGCTATACCCCAGTTACTACCACAGTTTCGCAATGACAGAGCGGTATTGGGTGCTTGTGGAACAACCGCTGGTCATGAGCGCGTGTAAGCTTGTCAAGGGAGCCTTTGCCAACCGCCCTCCGTTCGACGCCCTCAAGTGGCTTCCCGACAAGAAAGTGAAATTCCGCGTAATTGAGCGAGCCACAGGGAATCTCGTGCAGACACTTTACACGGCTGATGCCTTCGTCACATTCCACCACGTAAACGCCTGGGAGAGCCAAGGTCATCTAGTGTTGGATTTGTGTGCTACAGACGACGGCGAGGTTGTCAAGATGCTCTGTATCAGTAACTTGGAGAAGAATCCGAGCGACACCTCGAGAATTTTGTTCCGCTCATACCTAAGACGGTATGTATTACCCATGGCGGGCATATCCAAGGCAACTCCAGGAGAGAATTTGGCCAAGCTAGAAGGCATCGCTTGCAAGGCCACGAAGCAGGGAGACGGTTCGGTCCACTGCACATACCATAGCCTCTACAGCGAATTTTTCGATATGCCTCGAATAAACTACAAGATGAACGGCAAGCCCTACCGCTATGCTTACGGTGTCAGCACTAAAGGCAACGACCTGGTTTTCGAGATGCTGATTAAAGTCGACGTTATGTCAGGTCAAACGTGGAAATTCGCGTCCGAGAACTTCGTGGTGGCTGAGCCGATTTTCGTCGAGGTCCCGGATGCAACGGACGAAGATCACGGCGTGATCCTGTCTACGCTGCTGCGCAAAAACGACCCTCGCTACGTGGCGCTGCTTGTGCTCAGCGCTCGCGACATGTCCGAGATAGCGAGAGCAGAATTCGAAGCTAACGACGTCGTCACTTCGACGTTCCATGGGCAGTTCGTCGCCGCCCACGAAAGCAGTCATACCTACTGAGCGCCCTTCGATAATCCGCAAACTTGTGGACCATAATATCTTTGTGTAATAAATAGTCATGTTGagtgaatatgtattatatatatgcatctctctctctccctctctctttctctctctctctctctctctctctctctctatatatatatatatatatatatatatatatatgtgtgtgtgtgtgtgtgtgtgtgtgtgtgtgtgtgtatatatattatatataaaatatatatatattatatatatatatataatctatacatatgtgtgtgtgtatatatacatatatatacatattcaaattcatatacaaatacatatatgtgtgtatatatatatatatatatatacatatattacatatacatatagacatacatatattatgtatacatatacatatacaaatatatgtgtgtatatatatatatatatatatatgtaatatatatatatatatatatatatatatacatacatacatatatttgtacatatagatacacatatattatatatacatatatatatatatatatatatatatatatatatatatgtgtgtgtgtgtgtgtgtgtgtgtgtgtgtatgtatgtatatatgtatatatatatatatatatatatatatatatatatatatatataattaatatgtttgtgtgtataaacaacgTCCGGACACACATCTGTGCCTGGCTGAACAAGGGTTGCGCCTTCCTGTCGCAACCCCCCCGGGTCTACCTTAttacaggaagcagccacttcgcaccttccactcctgagcctggtttacccaaggaccttccaGGTGACCTACATTTCCCCCTCGAGTGAGCCCAGcgattcatccccccccccccccccttatcacgGCCGGATAAAtttgacactccagcctgcggaagcaagcactgCCCAGGAAGGAGTCGCTGACtaaaagggggacattctccatacctcgACAGGAGTCAAGCCTGCACCCACTCACCTAAAGCGAATAAAGCCGAAAGTCAAGGCCACTTTCATTATCCGccttaagtccatctctcgtggcgctcacatctgatggcagcggtgtcTACGGACCTCAAACACCCAGAGTTCGCCGACTGCTCTACAGTTCTACGCTACCTGCTGACGTCTGTCGCCGACCACGCTTCTTTTCCACTCTTGTGTATAGCCAGTGTCCCACCCACCCGAACATATATCGATAATTAGTTACCTGTTACCTTTAAGACCttcgatttttttccccatttttatctgTAATTAAAACCTCCGACTGATACTTCCCCTTCTTGTTGCCTTATGCATTACCCTTACAGTCAGATCTCCGCTGTTATCTGCATATGTCCGATCACACAGCACGACCATTCTCGCGCAGCCGAGCACAGTCTATCTTGGAAACACATGCAGCTACGGTTGGTATAGAAAAGACATctttaacaaacacacaaacaaacgatacCGCTCATTTCACCAGTGATTCTCCTTTACATAACGTGagacatcctccccctcctcttccccctacatcCCCTCGTCCCCGTGCacctcgttttcctctctccacAATGCCTTCAGACTCCTCCACAACCACTAACCCTTCTTCCAATCTTATTCTGTTGACAGCAGCTTGAAGCTAGACAGAGATTTTCTGATCAAGGAAATTGAGGAATTCATAGTATCAACGGGGACACCGAGATCAGACAACGGTTTCGATACGAAATGTTTCAGTGCTGTTCATTTCCGTTTTGACCTTACCTCACCAAAGGCCAGGGAAGCGTTTCATCCCTTTGACAAACAAGCCAGTCCTACTGTTACTATCTGGATCCCTGAAAAAACTGTCTGCCAcaaatgcttacatcatggccAATTTTCTCGTGACTGCTTAACCATTCTTGTGTGCCCATTCTACAACCTTTATGGACCCAATGGTATCAATGTAAAGACTATACCAAGCAGAGCGCTATAACATAGGGTTTAATAATGAAATCTAGACGTGGAAACAgcccacacaaaacacaagcgTCCGCTTTAACTTTGTCAAGGTTTGGTTTAAATTTCAAAATACGGCCTCCTTGCTGGTCATTAAAGGGTGCTTCTGGTAACAGAAGAAACCAGGCTGAACATTAAGTTGGATAGGATCTCGTTTCTTCACCCATTTATTGTTCCTGAATCCTATACCGTCCCTGGTGACCTCCTCCTGGGCCATGTGCTTCTCTGACATACAGGTATAGTCCATGATTTTAGGAATAACAGAATTAAGTTTAATGGTTAGATCTTCTCCCTAGCTAAGTCTTCCTCCATGTGGATTCATCGCAACAATTACAATGCACTCAGGCCCTCTGATAAGTACCACTACAAAGACTCAATTTCTAGCCATGTAACTGGGGAAAATATTCCCCTCAACAAACACCAACCCCGACCCCCCCAAGTATCGTCTCAGACCTAGGTGCAGGGAAGCCCCCCTTCTATGCCAATTAAGCCTCCCACATCTCCGGCCTTGGGCCAAGATACTCAAGATACTCCCACCGCCCCTCCCGGTCATGGACCATGGGAGATAGTGCATTACACTTTCATGTCAAGGAAAATACCACCATTCCTCCATTCTCCTACATGCGCATCAATGTTGTAACACATGTAAATGAGGGTGCATGCCTGGTCTTGCCAGGAGGGGGATTTGCCATCTTGCCAGCATTTAATTCTATATCTGAGTCATTACTCCACCTGATTAATCTAACCCCTGACCCCATCCGACTTCACAATATCACCCGGGTAGTTGATTACGAACTAGCTAAAGGTGAAATCATAGAATTACCATCACCTGCCTTCACTGGGACCACTCAAACTCCCCCCTCTCATGAAATAATCTCTGCATTCCCTTCCCTGATTTTCAAAAGGGCTATGAGATCTTGTTTCGCCTCTTCCGGGAATATCCCTCCCTATTGCCTTCTGAGTCTCTACCTTTGGCA of the Penaeus chinensis breed Huanghai No. 1 chromosome 27, ASM1920278v2, whole genome shotgun sequence genome contains:
- the LOC125039792 gene encoding carotenoid-cleaving dioxygenase, mitochondrial-like codes for the protein MATQEAPCVWTRHCQQETADPVEGQVTGTLPPWLEGRVTRNGPGKLQVGDTPYRHLFDALAMLHQFHIANSRVTYRSRFLKSDSFKKNMNANRIMVTEFGTAAYPDPCMTLFKRFKNTFTVPTTKKMTDNCLVNVCQVRDEMFALTETCYIRKVDPENLETLGDKIMLTKYVAVNMATAHPHIEDGTVYNMGSSFNSAKGPCYNVIKMSEGSLERAKVVASISCQWRLYPSYYHSFAMTERYWVLVEQPLVMSACKLVKGAFANRPPFDALKWLPDKKVKFRVIERATGNLVQTLYTADAFVTFHHVNAWESQGHLVLDLCATDDGEVVKMLCISNLEKNPSDTSRILFRSYLRRYVLPMAGISKATPGENLAKLEGIACKATKQGDGSVHCTYHSLYSEFFDMPRINYKMNGKPYRYAYGVSTKGNDLVFEMLIKVDVMSGQTWKFASENFVVAEPIFVEVPDATDEDHGVILSTLLRKNDPRYVALLVLSARDMSEIARAEFEANDVVTSTFHGQFVAAHESSHTY